The Longimicrobium sp. genomic sequence TGGGTTTGAGGGTGAGCGGCTGAGGGCCTGAAAAAATGCCCGGGAAACGGAGAAAGTTACGCCACTTCTCCGTTCGGGTCAACCCCGCCCCGCTCGCGCGCAAGCTCCACGATGCGCTGCACCTGCTGCTCCAGCGTCAGGTGCGTGGTGTCGATGACCACCGCGTCTTCGGCCTGCCGCAGCGGCGCGGCGGCGCGGTTGCTGTCCAGCTCGTCGCGCCCCTGCAGCCGCGCGGCTTCCACCCGCACGTGCTGCTCGGACAGGTCCGCCTCGCCCTGCTCCATCAGCCGGCGCCGGGCGCGCTCCTCGGCGTCGGCGATCAGGTACGCCTTGAGCTCGGCTTCGGGAAACACCACGGTGCCGATGTCGCGCCCGTCGGCCACCAGCCCGCCGCGCGCGCCGGATTCGCGCAGGGCGTCCATCAGCCACTCGCGCACGGTGGGGACGGCGGCCATCCGCGAAACGTGCTCGTTCACGCGCGGAGTCCGGATCTCGGCGCTCACGTCGCGTCCGCCGACCATCATCACGTAGCCGCGCTCGCCGGGAACGCCGTGCACGTCCAGCCGGTCCAGCTCGTCGCCCGAGAGCGTTTCCCAGCGGTCGGCGTCGATGCCGGCCTGCAGGGCGGCATAGGTGATGGCGCGGTAGAAGGCGCCCGAGTCCAGGTGCCGGTAGCCCAGCCGCTCGGCGACGGCCTTGGCGGTGGAGCTCTTGCCGGAGCCCGCGGGGCCGTCCAGCGCGATGATGATCCCGTCGGGGCGTCTGTTTTCGGTCATGCGCGTCATGCGAAGAGGCGTAACTTCATGCCGGATGAGGCTGGATCGCCGCACGCCGCGGCGCCCCCCATCCCCAGCCCTTCCCCGCAAACTGCGCGGGGGAAGGGAGAACTTTGTCATCCTGAGGCGCAGGCGCACCCAACCGGCCTGTAACTCACTCCTCGCGCGCCGAAGGATCCAGCCTGCGCCACTTCTCGGCCCGGGCGCGGCAGCGAGCACCCAAGCCCGAGACGCGTCCGCCGGAGGGCCCCTCCCCCGGCCCCTCCTCCGGCAAACTGCGCCGGGAGAGGGGAGAATTTCGGTCGGGGTTCGACTGGGTACCTCGCATGCCGCGGCAGCCCCCTCCCCCCGGCCCCCGTCCCCCGCTTCGCAGGGGAGGGGGAGACCTGCACACGGCCTGGGCGCGCCACCAGGCTTAACTCACACCGCGGCAAGCCAGTCCGCGCAGGCGGACTTCGTGTGGTTGTTGCAGCGAATTCATTCGCCCGTGCTGGGCCGGGCACTCAATGGGCCGAGTGCCCCGTCACCCTGTCCAGCAACTCCCAGAACCCCGGGAAGCTCACGTCCACGACGGCGCGGTCGTCGATCTCGATCGCATTCTCCGGGCGGGCCCCCAGCACCCCGAACGCCATCGCGATCCGGTGGTCGTCGAACGATCGCACCGCGCCCGAGAGCGGCCGGTCCGTTCCGCGAACGACCAGCCCGTCCTCCAGCTCCTCCGCATCCACCCCCAGCGCGCGCAGGTTGCCGGCCACCGCGGCGATGCGGTCCGTCTCCTTTACCCGCAGCTCGCCGGCGCCCGTGATCCGCGTCTCCCCCTCCGCGCAGGCCGCCAGCACCGCGAGCATGGGAATCTCGTCGATGGCGGCCGGCACCTCTTTCCCGCCTACGTCGATCCCCCGCAGCCGCGCCGGGCGGACGACGAGGTCCGCGACCAGCTCGCCGCCCTCCTCACGTTGGTTCTCCCGCGCGACGCGGGCACCCATGCGCGCGACGAGCTCGAAGAACCCCGTCCGCGTGGGGTTCACGCAGACGTCCCGGATGCGCAGCTCGCCCTCGTCCGCCAGCAGGGCGAGGGCGACGAGGAACGCGGCGGACGACGGGTCGCCGGGCACGGACAGGTCCAGCTGCGGCAGCGCGCGTCCGCTGGGCGTCAGGCTCACGTGCACCGCGCCGTCCGCCACGCTAGTCTGCACGAACTCGCCCAGCGCCCGCAGCATGCGCTCAGTGTGGTCGCGCGAGAGGATGGGCTCGGTGACGGAGACGGGCACGCCCGCGCCCAGGCCGGCCAGCAGGACCGCGCTCTTGATCTGCGCGCTGGCCTTTGGCGATGCGTAGTGCAGCGGGCGAAGGTCCCCGCCGCCGACTTCGATGGGCAGGGTGCCGGCTCCGCCCAACTCCTGAAATCGCGCGCCCATCCGCTCGAGCGGGGCGGTGATGCGGCGCATCGGGCGGTTGCGCAGCGACTCGTCGCCCGTGAGCGTCGCGTTGAACGGGCGCGAGGCGAGAAGCCCCATCATCAGCCGCGCCGTCGTTCCGCTGTTGCCGCAGTCCAGCCACTCGCGCGGCTCCGCCCACGCGCCGATCCCCCGTCCCACGACGCGGATCTCGGAGCCGTCCGCCGGCGGGGCGGGAACGTCCACGCCCAGCGCGTGCAGCACGGACGCGGTACTCCGGCAGTCCGCGCCCGGCAGCAGGCCGCGCAGGCGGCTTTCGCCGTCCGCCACGGCGCTGAACATAAGCGCGCGGTGCGTCATGGACTTGTCGCCCGGAACGGTGACGTCGCCGGACACGTGCAGCTTCATCGAGGCTCGCTCGTCAGGATTGCGTTCAGGGCCGCCAACCTACCCATCCGCCGCGCGCCATCGCAACGCCTGCGCCGCGAACGAAACCATCGCGTGTCTCATTGCTTGAAGCGGTCCAATCAATTCGGATCGAGCGCCCCAGCCGACAGGCATCACCGGCCGGCGGCGAGCGCCTCGAACAACTCGCCCACCTCCGCCGGGTCGCGCAGGTACGAGCGCGCGGCACTCTCGGCGGGGAGCGGATCGGCGATGAGCACGCCCTCTGCGGAGGCGCCCCAGCTTGCCAGCGCGCGGAACGCATCCTCGTCGGTGCGGTCGTCGCCCAGGTACAGCACGGGCGCTCCTTCCGGCGGGCGCATCTGGTCCAGGAGAAAGAGCACGGCGCGGCCCTTGTCCCACTCCACGCGGGGCCGCACCTCCAGCACCATCTTCCCCTCCGTCACCTGGAGCCCCGGCCGCCCGTCCGCCGCGCCATGGACGGCGTTCCGCACCTCCGCCTCGCGCTCTGCCGCCTGGCGGTAGTGGATGCTCAGCGTCAGCCCCTTGTCTTCGACGAACGCGCCGTCGATCGCCCCCAGCACGTAGCCGATCTCCCGCGCCACCACTTCCAGTTCGGGACGCGCGGCGGCGGCTTCGGGATGGATGCGGTGCAGCCCCGCGCCCTCGATCTCCATCCCGTGGTTCCCCGCGTAGGCGATCCCCGGAATGGCCGCGCGCTCCCTCACGTCAGCCAGCCCCCGCCCGCTGACGACCGCGACCGTCACGCCGGGCAGCGCCATCAGAGAATCGAGCGCGCGCCGGGTACGCCTGGGAATTTCGGCCATCTCCGGACGCGCCACGATGGGCGCCAGCGTTCCGTCGAAATCCAGCAGCAGCACCAGTTGGCCGCTACGAGTCCACGCATCGCGCCAGGCCGGCACACGTTCCAGGGCATGTTGCATGTAACGAAGTGCGAAAGTGCGAGAGTGCGAAAGTGCGAAAGTCGCGGGCGAGACGCGTGCCGCTTCCGGTGGGCTCCTGTTCTCGATCCCCTATTCCAATGATTCCCATCACTCCCATTCCCTATTCCCTGCCCCCACCCTACCTTCCCGCGCTCTCGGACGACGACAACCAGCACGCGCCCACGCAATGCCCCGGACGGACCAGATCACCTTCGACGAGCGCGGCCTGGTGCCCGTCGTCGCGCAGGACGCGCGCACGGGCGAGGTGCTGATGCTCGCGTGGGCCAACGCCGAAGCGCTGCAGCTCACCCACAGCACCGGCCGCGCCCACTACTGGAGCCGGTCGCGCAAGTCGCTGTGGGCCAAGGGCGAAACCAGCGGCCACGTGCAGGAAGTGGAAGACGTGCGAATGGACTGCGACGGCGACGCCGTGCTCTACCGCGTGCGGCAGACAGGCCCCGCCTGCCACACCGGCGAGCGCAGCTGCTTCCATCGCGGGATCGACGGCGAGGCGGTGGGCGAAGGGGCGGACGCGCGCCACATGCTGGACCGGCTGGACGAGATCATCGCCGCGCGCGAGCAGGAGCGCCCCGAGGGCTCGTACACCACCTACCTGTTCGCCGCGGGGATCGACAAGGTGCTCAAGAAGGTGGGCGAAGAGGCCACGGAAACGGTGATCGCCGCCAAGAACGGCGACAACGCCGAGCTCCGCAGCGAATCCGCCGACCTGCTCTTTCACCTGATGGTGCTGTGGCGCGCCCGCGGCCTGGACGCAGGCGCGGTGTGGGGCGAGCTGGAGCGCCGCTTCGGGCAGGCGCCGCGCCCCGGCAGCACCGCGGCGCGCGCCAGCCGGTCGGCGGACGGCACCTGACGGCCAGGCACGTGCCTGAAGCCGCTGCAGATTGCATCGGAGCAGCGGGACGAGCTCCGCCCTTCCGCATCCGCTGGCGCGATCCCGGCGTCCCGGACGCGCTGGTGACCTTCCGCGTGTCGAATGGCGCCGCGAGCAGCGTAGGCCTGCGCCGCTTCTCGCCACGGGCTCATTTCCGCTATGATAGCCAGGACCTGCATCTCCGGCCTGCGCCCTGACCCCGGCCGGAGCCGTCAGCCGCCTCAACCCGAGCCTCGTGATTCCTTTGCCGAAACTGCTGATTCCTACCCTTGTCCTGCTCCTGGCGGCGGTCCCGGG encodes the following:
- the cmk gene encoding (d)CMP kinase; this translates as MTENRRPDGIIIALDGPAGSGKSSTAKAVAERLGYRHLDSGAFYRAITYAALQAGIDADRWETLSGDELDRLDVHGVPGERGYVMMVGGRDVSAEIRTPRVNEHVSRMAAVPTVREWLMDALRESGARGGLVADGRDIGTVVFPEAELKAYLIADAEERARRRLMEQGEADLSEQHVRVEAARLQGRDELDSNRAAAPLRQAEDAVVIDTTHLTLEQQVQRIVELARERGGVDPNGEVA
- the aroA gene encoding 3-phosphoshikimate 1-carboxyvinyltransferase, with protein sequence MKLHVSGDVTVPGDKSMTHRALMFSAVADGESRLRGLLPGADCRSTASVLHALGVDVPAPPADGSEIRVVGRGIGAWAEPREWLDCGNSGTTARLMMGLLASRPFNATLTGDESLRNRPMRRITAPLERMGARFQELGGAGTLPIEVGGGDLRPLHYASPKASAQIKSAVLLAGLGAGVPVSVTEPILSRDHTERMLRALGEFVQTSVADGAVHVSLTPSGRALPQLDLSVPGDPSSAAFLVALALLADEGELRIRDVCVNPTRTGFFELVARMGARVARENQREEGGELVADLVVRPARLRGIDVGGKEVPAAIDEIPMLAVLAACAEGETRITGAGELRVKETDRIAAVAGNLRALGVDAEELEDGLVVRGTDRPLSGAVRSFDDHRIAMAFGVLGARPENAIEIDDRAVVDVSFPGFWELLDRVTGHSAH
- the otsB gene encoding trehalose-phosphatase, whose protein sequence is MPAWRDAWTRSGQLVLLLDFDGTLAPIVARPEMAEIPRRTRRALDSLMALPGVTVAVVSGRGLADVRERAAIPGIAYAGNHGMEIEGAGLHRIHPEAAAARPELEVVAREIGYVLGAIDGAFVEDKGLTLSIHYRQAAEREAEVRNAVHGAADGRPGLQVTEGKMVLEVRPRVEWDKGRAVLFLLDQMRPPEGAPVLYLGDDRTDEDAFRALASWGASAEGVLIADPLPAESAARSYLRDPAEVGELFEALAAGR
- the hisIE gene encoding bifunctional phosphoribosyl-AMP cyclohydrolase/phosphoribosyl-ATP diphosphatase HisIE, which gives rise to MPRTDQITFDERGLVPVVAQDARTGEVLMLAWANAEALQLTHSTGRAHYWSRSRKSLWAKGETSGHVQEVEDVRMDCDGDAVLYRVRQTGPACHTGERSCFHRGIDGEAVGEGADARHMLDRLDEIIAAREQERPEGSYTTYLFAAGIDKVLKKVGEEATETVIAAKNGDNAELRSESADLLFHLMVLWRARGLDAGAVWGELERRFGQAPRPGSTAARASRSADGT